The following are encoded together in the Juglans microcarpa x Juglans regia isolate MS1-56 chromosome 2D, Jm3101_v1.0, whole genome shotgun sequence genome:
- the LOC121249349 gene encoding uncharacterized protein LOC121249349, whose amino-acid sequence MAEDLEFLCQHLSLSEKEKGEIHVESTLLKSNIARGECCLVMSLLTNRYYNREALKNTMRKVWQPVYKVSIKDLGSKLFLVEFEADRDKQRALREGPWSFDHNLVLLKHLEGDLQETKIILHEASLWSRLYDMPLNAMNEEPLMRGITMNLGQFGSGWIRFAYERLPNFCYMCGKLGHQQKDCELSGNQDVRDTDKLPFGPWLHVGTTVGRVKANSGQKHSPHREFSPVTSSESERQPAGVKGWKSGNCCEQLL is encoded by the exons ATGGCAGAGGACCTCGAATTTCTATGCCAACATTTGTCTTTATCTGAGAAGGAGAAGGGCGAGATTCATGTGGAATCTACTctcttaaaatctaatatagCACGTGGGGAATGTTGTTTGGTGATGTCCTTGTTAACTAATCGTTATTATAATCGAGAGGCTCTCAAGAACACGATGAGGAAAGTCTGGCAACCTGTATACAAGGTGAGCATTAAGGATCTGGGCTCAAAATTATTTCTAGTGGAATTTGAGGCTGATCGTGACAAACAACGTGCTCTTCGAGAGGGGCCTTGGTCTTTTGATCATAATCTTGTTCTTTTGAAGCATCTGGAGGGGGACTTACAAGAAACGAAAATAATACTTCATGAGGCTTCTTTGTGGAGCAGGCTATATGACATGCCCTTAAATGCTATGAATGAAGAG CCTCTTATGCGTGGCATCACTATGAATCTTGGTCAGTTTGGTTCAGGCTGGATTCGTTTTGCTTATGAACGCTTGCCAAACTTTTGTTATATGTGTGGTAAACTTGGTCATCAGCAGAAAGACTGTGAGCTTAGTGGGAATCAAGATGTACGGGATACTGATAAGCTACCTTTTGGTCCATGGCTGCATGTTGGAACTACTGTGGGAAGAGTGAAGGCAAATTCTGGTCAAAAGCACTCGCCCCATCGGGAATTCTCGCCAGTTACTTCATCGGAGTCAGAACGACAACCAGCTGGAGTTAAAGGCTGGAAATCAGGAAATTGTTGTGAACAACTCCTTTAG